The Anoxybacillus amylolyticus DNA segment AGGAGGTTTTCAGAATGGCAAGAATTTTGATCGTAGATGACGCAGCATTTATGCGAATGATGATTAAAGACATTTTAACGAAAAATGGGCACGAAGTTGTCGCGGAAGCAGCGGACGGTGCACAAGCAGTCGAAAAATATAAAGAAATTCGCCCGGATTTAGTGACGATGGACATTACAATGCCAGAAATGGACGGGATTACCGCACTGAAAGAAATTCGGAAAATCGATAGCAATGCGAAAGTAATCATGTGTTCTGCGATGGGGCAACAGGCAATGGTCATTGATGCAATTCAAGCGGGGGCAAAAGATTTTGTTGTCAAACCGTTCCAAGCCGACCGCGTCATTGAAGCGATTAACAAAACGCTTGGTTAACATAAGAGGTGGAACAATTTGCTTCAACTTCGAACGATAATAATCGCTTTACTAGTAATGGTTGCTTCGCAAACAAATATAGCGTTTGCGGAGCAATCCCCTACCGTGAAACAATGTATTGACCATCCAGAAACGTGCGAAAAAGCACCGTCGGCGAAAAGCGAAAAAAATGATACACAGCCAGTGCAAGCAGTCTCGTTTACTGCTTGGGATGTGGTCAAACTTATTTTTTCTACGTTGTTTGTGTTAGCGCTTATCTACGCGCTGCTAAGATTTATGAACAAGCGTAGTCGTTGGCTGACAAAACGCGGTCTTGTCGAACATCTTGGTGGGACACATGTCGGGACAAACCGATCTGTTCAGCTTGTCAAAGTAGGAAAACGCATTTTCGTGGTAGGTGTCGGAGACTCTGTTCAGTTACTAAAAGAAATTGAGGACGAAAAAGAAGTAAATGAATTATTAGTGATGTATAACGAATCGCTGCAACATATGCTAGAGCCGAACGAACGGTTGACATCATGGTTTCGTCGGTTGATGAAAAGCGATACAAAAGAAGAAAAAAAGGAAATGACTTCGTTTGGTAGTTTATTCGCTAAACAAATGCAAGAATTAACGAAAGAGCGCCAAAAGCTGCTGAAGCAGATAGAGAAGGGGAAAACTTCTGATGAATGAGTTTATGCAGTTTTTTAATCAGGTGGCTCCAGAAAATGTGTCGATGTCGGTGAAGTTGCTTTTGCTACTCACGGTATTTTCAATTGCGCCGGGCATTTTAATTATGATGACTTGTTTTACTCGTATTATTATCGTTTTATCATTCGTCCGTACGTCGCTCGGGACGCAACAAATGCCACCAAACCAAGTATTAATTGGATTAGCGCTATTTTTAACATTTTTTATCATGGCACCGACGTTTAAACAAATTAACGACCAAGCGCTACAGCCACTATTTTCAGAAAAAATTAATTTAGAACAAGCATACGAACGGGCTTCTGTTCCGTTGAAAGAGTTTATGAGCGAACACACGAGGCAAAAAGATTTGGCGCTGTTTTTAACATACAGCGGGGCGAAAAAGCCAAAAACCGTGCAAGACATCCCGTTGACAACACTAGTTCCTGCTTTTGCGATTAGCGAGATTAAAACGGCGTTTCAAATGGGGTTTATGATTTTTATTCCGTTTCTTGTCATTGATATGGTCGTTGCGAGCGTGCTTATGTCGATGGGGATGATGATGCTTCCGCCAGTCATGATTTCGTTGCCGTTTAAAATTTTATTATTCGTGTTAGTCGATGGCTGGTATTTAGTCGTCAAATCATTATTGGAAAGCTTTTGAAAAGTGGGTGAGCGAATGTGAATGCCAATGTTGTGATTCAACTTGCCGAACGAGGCGTCTATATGGTTTTAGTCGTTTGCGGTCCGCTCATGTTGTTGGCACTTGCTGTTGGTTTGTTAATCAGCATTTTTCAAGCAACGACCCAAATTCAAGAACAAACGCTTGCCTTTGTTCCAAAAATTGTTGCAGTGTTAATTGGACTTATTTTTTTCGGTCCGTGGATGTTGTCGCGAATGGTTTCTTATGCATACGAAATTTTCAATAACTTAACTAGGTTTGTAGGCTGATCGTATGGAGCAAGTGTTATCCTATTTTCCGGCATTTTTATTAATATTTGCTAGGGTAGCGTCTTTTTTTACGACAATGCCGTTATTTTCGTATCGCACGATTCCAAATACCCATAAAATTGGCTTATCTTTTTTTATAAGCTGGACGATGTTTCTTGCGATGAAAAAAGAAGTCATTCCGCTCGATGACACGTACGTATTGCTTGTTGGCAAAGAAGTATTGGTTGGTCTTTGCCTTGGCTTTTTTGCATATATGATGATGGCAGCCATCCAAATCGTTGGTGGTCTCATTGATTTCCAAATGGGATTTGCAATTGCTAACGTTATCGACCCACAAACAGGCGCGCAAAGCCCGTTAATGGGACAATATTTGTATATGTTTGCTCTATTGCTGTTGCTGTCTTTAAATGGTCATCATCTTTTATTAGACGGGATATTTTACAGCTACAGGTTTATTCCATTGCATACGGTTATTCCGTTCGGACACGAACAGTTTGCGCAGTTTGCATTAAAGGCGTTCAGTGAAATGTTTGTTATCGCATTTCAAATGTCCGCACCGATTGTCGGATGTTTATTTTTAGTCGATGTTGCCCTAGGCGTTGTGGCGCGAACGGTGCCGCAATTAAATATTTTTGTTGTCGGGATGCCTGTAAAAGTAATTGTCGGCTTTTTATTGCTCATGGTGATGATGACAACATTGTTTATCGCTGCCCAACATTTGTTTGAAACGATGGTTATATCATTGCGCGATTTAATGGGCATTATAGGGGGCAAATAAATGAAAACGTTACGTCTTGATTTGCAATTTTTTTCCGGGGAAAAAACAGAAAAAGCAACGCCGCGCAAACGGCAAGAAGTACGGGAAAAAGGACAAGTCGCCAAAAGCGCCGATTTAAATACGGCGATTGCCCTATTGTTTACGTTTCTCACGCTATTGTTTTCTGGAAGTTTCTATAAGGAAACGTTTTTTCGCTTTTTGCAACAATCGTTTCAACAATATATAAAAACAGATGTGACCATCGACTCCGTACATTTGTTGTTTTTAACGATTTTGCAACAAATGGCATGGGTTGTTGCTCCCATTTTTCTCGTAGCTGTTTTTGCTGCGTTAGTCGCTAATTTTTTGCAAGTCGGCTTTTTATTCACGACAGAGCCGTTGCAAATGAAATTAAGCAGACTAGATCCCATTCAAGGATTTAAACGAATGTTTTCACTACGTTCACTTGTGGAATTATTGAAATCTATTTTGAAAATTTCGTTTGTTGGATTCGTCACGTTTTTCGTACTATGGACAAAACTTGGAGAAATTTTGTCATTAACGACGAAATCGTTAACCACGACATTAAGCTCGTTAGCTAGTTTAGCAGTACAAATGGGTCTTTATGCGTCTTCAGCGTTACTGTTTCTTGCTCTGCTAGATTATTTATACCAGCGGTTCGATTTTGAAAAAAATATTCGCATGTCAAAACAAGAAATCAAGGAAGAGTACAAAAAAACTGAGGGAGACCCGCTCGTTAAATCGAAAATTAAGCAAAAGCAACGCGAAATGGCGATGAAGCGCATGATGCAAGAAGTTCCGAAAGCGGATGTGGTCATCACGAACCCGACGCATTACGCGGTTGCACTAAAATACGAAGACGGAGAAATGGATGCCCCGATCGTTATTGCCAAAGGCGCCGATTATATAGCATTAAAAATAAAACAACTAGCAAAAGAGCATGATGTCGTGACAGTGGAAAATCGTCCACTCGCTAGGGCATTATATAGTCAAACGGAAGTCGGTGACGTGATTCCCGAGCAGTTTTTTAAAGCGGTGGCGGAAATTTTAGCATATGTATACCGACTAAAACGAAAAATTTAGCGAGATTGCATCGATTAAGGTGCTTTAAGGAGAGAGAAAGAATGCCAACAAGAGACTTATCAGTATTGCTTATGGTTGTGCTCATTGTGGCAATGTTAATTATTCCGCTTCCAACGTGGCTTCTTAGCGTACTTATTATTATCAATATTTCGTTAGCGTTGCTAGTGCTGTTAACATCGATGAATATGCACGAGCCGCTACAATTTTCGATTTTTCCGTCATTATTATTGCTTTTAACGTTGTTTCGTTTAGGACTGAATGTATCAACGACACGTTCTATTTTAAGTAGAGGGGAAGCAGGTGGTGTTGTCGAAACGTTCGGGACGTTTGTCGTTGGCGGAAACGTCGTTGTCGGCTTTGTCGTCTTTTTAATTTTAATCATTATTCAATTTGTCGTTATTACGAAAGGGGCGGAACGTGTTTCGGAAGTGGCAGCGCGTTTTACGCTTGATGCGATGCCTGGAAAACAAATGAGTATTGATGCGGATTTAAACGCTGGGATGATTTCTGAACAAGAAGCGCGCCAACGTCGCGAAAAAGTCGCGCAAGAAGCTGACTTTTACGGAGCGATGGACGGGGCGAGTAAGTTCGTTAAAGGAGATGCGATTGCTGGTATTATTATTGTCATTATTAACATGCTATTTGGCATGGTTGTTGGTGTCGTCCAGCAAGGATTAGATGTAGCCGAAGCTGCCCATCGATATACGTTGTTAACCGTTGGGGACGGCATCGTTAGCCAAATTCCAGCGCTACTTATTTCGACAGCAACAGGGATTGTTGTTACTCGTGCAGCGTCTGACAGTAACCTTGGCGCTGATATTATGCGGCAGTTGTTTGCGTTTCCAAAAATGCTCTATGTAACAGCAGGAACCATTTTTTTACTAGGATTGTTTACCCCAATTAATGACGTATTAACTATTCCAATCGCTAGCTTATTAGCGCTTGGTGGATATCACTTTTCTACAAAAGCAAAAAAAGAAGACGAAATGGTAGTAGAAGCGAAAAATGAAGTATCAGAAATGGATCAAATGAAAAGTCCGGAAAGCGTTGTTAACTTATTAAGCGTCGATCCGATTGAGTTTGAATTTGGTTATGGGCTTATTCCGCTTGCTGACACGAACCAAGGGGGCGATTTGCTCGACCGTATCGTCATGATTCGTCGGCAGCTAGCGCTTGAGCTTGGTCTTGTCATTCCAGTCGTGCGAATTCGCGACAACATTCAACTCCAGCCAAACGAGTATCGCTTGAAAATTAAAGGAGACGAAGTGGCACGAGGCGAGCTGTTGCTTGATCATTATTTAGCGATGAGTCCTGGAATTGACGACGACTTAATCGAAGGAATTGATACGCTAGAGCCTGCGTTTGGATTGCCGGCAAAATGGATTTCTGAAGAAGTGAAAGAGCAAGCAGAAATGTTTGGGTACACGGTCGTCGACCCGCCGTCGGTCGTTTCAACGCATATTACGGAAGTATTAAAAGCGCATGCACACGAATTGCTCGGTAGACAAGAAACGAAACAATTAATTGATCATTTAAAAGAATCGTATCCAATTTTAGTGGAAGAGGTCACACCAAACCCACTTTCTATTGGGGATGTACAAAAAGTATTAGCAAAGTTATTACGGGAAAAAGTATCAATTCGCAATTTGCCAGTCATTTTCGAAACGCTTGCTGATTTTGGGCGGATGACGAGCGATACGGACGTATTAACAGAATATGTACGTCAAGCGCTGGCAAGACAAATTACAAGCCAGTACGCTGTACCAGGGGAGCCTTTGCGGGTCATTACGTTGTCTGGAAAAGTGGAAAAAACCATTGCGGAAGGGGTACATCAAACAGAGCACGGAAACTATTTGTCACTTGACCCGAGTGTATCGCAAGCAATCATTGAAGCAGTAGCGATGCAGCTTGAGCAGCACGCAATACCAAACCAATCGTCCATTTTGCTTTGCTCACCAGCGGTAAGAATGTACGTGCGTCAGCTCACCGAGCGTTATTTCCCTCATGTTCCTGTGCTATCTTATAATGAACTAGAGGCAACTGTTGAAGTTCAAAGTGTCGGGGTGGTGGATATCGAATGAAAGTAAAAAAATTTGTCGCTCCATCAATGCCGGAAGCGATGAAAATGATTCGGGCAGAGCTTGGAAACGATGCAGTAATTTTAAACTCGAAAGTCGTTCATAAAGGCGGTTTTTTCGGATTGTTCACGAAAAAAAATATTGAAGTGATTGCTGCCGTTGATTCAAAGCCTGCTCGCTCTGCGATGGCAGAGAAAAAAGGGAAGTCACCGGAACCGCTTTCGCAACGTCCCCCTGTTGAGCCGAAACAAGTGGCGGATGCTGCGTTGTTAAGCGAGTTAAACGAACTAAAAACGATGCTCAAACAGCTGTCAACTAATGTGACGACAAATTTTGCCGTTTATCCACAACCGTTAAACGAATTAAATGAATCGTTAGTCGCACAAGAACTGTCGAATACGCTTCGACAAGAAATAATGGACGAACTGGTCGAGCAATGGTATTTGCAGCGAGGAGAGGTAGATAAAAAACAGCTGTTACAGTGGACGAAAGAGTGGTTGTTAAAAAAAATTACTGACTTGTCGTTTGGGGGCATTTCATTTACGAAAAAATATGTAAACGTCGTTGGACCGACGGGTGTTGGCAAGACGACAACATTAGCGAAAATCGCTGCATATTGTGTATTGAAGCATCAGAAAAAAGTGGCCTTTATTACGACAGATACGTACCGAATTGCAGCGATTGAGCAGTTAAAAACATACGCAAAAATTTTGAACGTTCCATTAGAAGTTTGTTACACCATTGAAGATTTTCGTGCGGCTAAGAAAAAATTTTCCATTTATGATGTCGTGTTGATTGATACGGCTGGACGAAATTTCCGTCATTACCAATATGTGGAAGATTTACGGGAAATTATTGACTTTGATACGGAGATGGAAACGTTTCTCGTTCTTTCACTAACAGCAAAATATACAGACATGAAAACGATTTTTGAACAATTTTCGCTCATTCGTATCGATCGTTTGATTTTCACCAAATTAGACGAAACGAGTCAATATGGATCGATGATAAATTTAATGACAGAATATCGTGTCGGAGCTGCGTACTTGACGAACGGACAAAATGTACCGGACGATATTGTCGAAGCAACTCCAGAAAAAATCGTAAATACGGTGCTTGGGGTCGATTGAAGATGAGAGATCAAGCCGAAAGCTTACGTCTAAGATTAAGTCGAATGAATAAAGGTGCGGAAACGAAAGCGATTGCGGTAATGAGCGGAAAAGGTGGGGTTGGAAAGTCCAATTTTTCCCTTAA contains these protein-coding regions:
- a CDS encoding response regulator, which gives rise to MARILIVDDAAFMRMMIKDILTKNGHEVVAEAADGAQAVEKYKEIRPDLVTMDITMPEMDGITALKEIRKIDSNAKVIMCSAMGQQAMVIDAIQAGAKDFVVKPFQADRVIEAINKTLG
- a CDS encoding flagellar biosynthetic protein FliO, whose amino-acid sequence is MLQLRTIIIALLVMVASQTNIAFAEQSPTVKQCIDHPETCEKAPSAKSEKNDTQPVQAVSFTAWDVVKLIFSTLFVLALIYALLRFMNKRSRWLTKRGLVEHLGGTHVGTNRSVQLVKVGKRIFVVGVGDSVQLLKEIEDEKEVNELLVMYNESLQHMLEPNERLTSWFRRLMKSDTKEEKKEMTSFGSLFAKQMQELTKERQKLLKQIEKGKTSDE
- the fliP gene encoding flagellar type III secretion system pore protein FliP (The bacterial flagellar biogenesis protein FliP forms a type III secretion system (T3SS)-type pore required for flagellar assembly.), producing MNEFMQFFNQVAPENVSMSVKLLLLLTVFSIAPGILIMMTCFTRIIIVLSFVRTSLGTQQMPPNQVLIGLALFLTFFIMAPTFKQINDQALQPLFSEKINLEQAYERASVPLKEFMSEHTRQKDLALFLTYSGAKKPKTVQDIPLTTLVPAFAISEIKTAFQMGFMIFIPFLVIDMVVASVLMSMGMMMLPPVMISLPFKILLFVLVDGWYLVVKSLLESF
- the fliQ gene encoding flagellar biosynthesis protein FliQ, with the protein product MNANVVIQLAERGVYMVLVVCGPLMLLALAVGLLISIFQATTQIQEQTLAFVPKIVAVLIGLIFFGPWMLSRMVSYAYEIFNNLTRFVG
- the fliR gene encoding flagellar biosynthetic protein FliR — encoded protein: MEQVLSYFPAFLLIFARVASFFTTMPLFSYRTIPNTHKIGLSFFISWTMFLAMKKEVIPLDDTYVLLVGKEVLVGLCLGFFAYMMMAAIQIVGGLIDFQMGFAIANVIDPQTGAQSPLMGQYLYMFALLLLLSLNGHHLLLDGIFYSYRFIPLHTVIPFGHEQFAQFALKAFSEMFVIAFQMSAPIVGCLFLVDVALGVVARTVPQLNIFVVGMPVKVIVGFLLLMVMMTTLFIAAQHLFETMVISLRDLMGIIGGK
- the flhB gene encoding flagellar biosynthesis protein FlhB is translated as MKTLRLDLQFFSGEKTEKATPRKRQEVREKGQVAKSADLNTAIALLFTFLTLLFSGSFYKETFFRFLQQSFQQYIKTDVTIDSVHLLFLTILQQMAWVVAPIFLVAVFAALVANFLQVGFLFTTEPLQMKLSRLDPIQGFKRMFSLRSLVELLKSILKISFVGFVTFFVLWTKLGEILSLTTKSLTTTLSSLASLAVQMGLYASSALLFLALLDYLYQRFDFEKNIRMSKQEIKEEYKKTEGDPLVKSKIKQKQREMAMKRMMQEVPKADVVITNPTHYAVALKYEDGEMDAPIVIAKGADYIALKIKQLAKEHDVVTVENRPLARALYSQTEVGDVIPEQFFKAVAEILAYVYRLKRKI
- the flhA gene encoding flagellar biosynthesis protein FlhA encodes the protein MPTRDLSVLLMVVLIVAMLIIPLPTWLLSVLIIINISLALLVLLTSMNMHEPLQFSIFPSLLLLLTLFRLGLNVSTTRSILSRGEAGGVVETFGTFVVGGNVVVGFVVFLILIIIQFVVITKGAERVSEVAARFTLDAMPGKQMSIDADLNAGMISEQEARQRREKVAQEADFYGAMDGASKFVKGDAIAGIIIVIINMLFGMVVGVVQQGLDVAEAAHRYTLLTVGDGIVSQIPALLISTATGIVVTRAASDSNLGADIMRQLFAFPKMLYVTAGTIFLLGLFTPINDVLTIPIASLLALGGYHFSTKAKKEDEMVVEAKNEVSEMDQMKSPESVVNLLSVDPIEFEFGYGLIPLADTNQGGDLLDRIVMIRRQLALELGLVIPVVRIRDNIQLQPNEYRLKIKGDEVARGELLLDHYLAMSPGIDDDLIEGIDTLEPAFGLPAKWISEEVKEQAEMFGYTVVDPPSVVSTHITEVLKAHAHELLGRQETKQLIDHLKESYPILVEEVTPNPLSIGDVQKVLAKLLREKVSIRNLPVIFETLADFGRMTSDTDVLTEYVRQALARQITSQYAVPGEPLRVITLSGKVEKTIAEGVHQTEHGNYLSLDPSVSQAIIEAVAMQLEQHAIPNQSSILLCSPAVRMYVRQLTERYFPHVPVLSYNELEATVEVQSVGVVDIE
- the flhF gene encoding flagellar biosynthesis protein FlhF — protein: MKVKKFVAPSMPEAMKMIRAELGNDAVILNSKVVHKGGFFGLFTKKNIEVIAAVDSKPARSAMAEKKGKSPEPLSQRPPVEPKQVADAALLSELNELKTMLKQLSTNVTTNFAVYPQPLNELNESLVAQELSNTLRQEIMDELVEQWYLQRGEVDKKQLLQWTKEWLLKKITDLSFGGISFTKKYVNVVGPTGVGKTTTLAKIAAYCVLKHQKKVAFITTDTYRIAAIEQLKTYAKILNVPLEVCYTIEDFRAAKKKFSIYDVVLIDTAGRNFRHYQYVEDLREIIDFDTEMETFLVLSLTAKYTDMKTIFEQFSLIRIDRLIFTKLDETSQYGSMINLMTEYRVGAAYLTNGQNVPDDIVEATPEKIVNTVLGVD